In Sandaracinaceae bacterium, the following are encoded in one genomic region:
- a CDS encoding tetratricopeptide repeat protein: MADHASVVRPSRLGSQLLTLVPLGAAIALPYLAGLSHPFATLVGVFGFLAFRIFVVRVGLCRDHRRGIVLIRRGRFTEGLEAFERSERVWRARPRLDRLRGVLLGSATPHRFAVLALYNQAYALSRLGDGEGALERLSAVLEEDPSMLPARELRDVLLAGAGLHPEVGHAMTEGATE; encoded by the coding sequence ATGGCCGACCACGCATCCGTCGTTCGCCCCTCGCGGCTCGGCAGCCAGCTGCTGACCCTGGTGCCCCTCGGCGCGGCCATCGCGCTGCCCTACCTCGCGGGCCTGTCCCATCCGTTCGCCACCCTGGTGGGTGTGTTCGGGTTCCTCGCGTTCCGGATCTTCGTGGTGCGGGTCGGGCTCTGCCGTGATCACCGACGGGGCATCGTCCTGATCCGTCGCGGCCGCTTCACGGAAGGGCTCGAGGCGTTCGAGCGCAGCGAGCGTGTCTGGCGCGCGCGGCCCAGGCTCGACCGACTCCGCGGGGTGCTGCTCGGGAGCGCGACCCCCCATCGCTTCGCGGTCCTGGCCCTCTACAACCAGGCCTACGCGCTCTCGCGCCTGGGCGACGGCGAGGGGGCGCTCGAGCGGCTCTCGGCGGTGCTGGAGGAGGATCCGTCGATGCTGCCCGCGCGCGAGCTGCGGGACGTGCTCCTCGCCGGGGCGGGGCTCCACCCCGAGGTCGGCCACGCGATGACCGAGGGCGCGACCGAGTAG